The nucleotide window TGACGGGGGGTCTACAATAAACAAATCAGTTCTGCACTGACTGTTGCACCTCCTTCACCAAAGTGAGCACCTCGTTTTCTCCAACAACAGCTTTTTATAcccacaaaatgttaaaattgagACCACATTGATGtggtttttttggttttacctACAGAATTAAGACACACAGTGAGACTATTATGTCTCAAATTCAAGCTTTAAGTGTAAACCTCATCAGACCAACATCTACCTGCTGCAACTCCAGAATATTCCCAAACATACCCAGCCAGGCTCGATACTGCTCCAAAGGCACAGAGGGCTCAtcgtcatcctcctcctcatcgtgttcatcctcatcatcatcatccacatTGTTATCGATGATCATCAACGGTGAAGGAGGTCGAGCCACTCCGGGGTGGACGGTGAAAGTAGGAACACTGCAAGAGACAACAGTCCATGAGAGGTTTTAGGGATTTGAACCTGGGACATGGCTGTGGGGCAGCGGCTCACCTCTTGGTGCCCAGAGTCTGACCTCCCAGCTTGATCTTGAGTCTGAGTTGTGGTGGGGGTCTGGGGACTGGGAGGGGCTCGGGCTCCGGGGCCTCAGGGAAGTTGTGATGCTTCTTTTTGtgcttcttgtgttttttgtgtttgcgcTTGTGGATGCTGTGCAGGCTGGGGGTGGGCTCACCTGCAGAGTAAATCAACAACCACCTTTAGCAGAAATGCAAACCTCTAAACTCTAATGTAAGCATTGGTTTACTTACTGAAAAACCTGGGGTGAATCATGTCTTTCCTTTTCCCCATTTGAACACAGCTTTCTCTGCAGGTTTACACCTCTTTGCGCATCTCAATGCTGTCTTCTAATAGCTGCTTCTCCCAGAGAAGAAATACGGTTCCACTCACGTAAAATCCGGAGATAGTTTGCCTTTTCCCCTTCACCTGTTATTTACAAACTAAAGGCTTCAAAATTAACTAaatgttctggaaaaaaaaaacttttaaatatttatgaaaagcACGTAAATGCAACTCTTTCAACCTGTGTGTAGCAAGCTAAGCTAACCTGGCAACACGGATCTTCGTTTTCGCCTCACTTCCGGGTCATTTTACGCTGAACTATTTTGACCACTGCCACCTGGCGGGGAAAGCGAGAATGATAACTtcttcaccatttttttaaaccaacgaACGCACACTAGTCATCCGGCTTTTCACTAAAGTGATATTAGTCGACGTTTGATGTTAAATAGTAAttatattgatgtttttgttgcttttttccctCCCTCTAGCTCGAGTGATGCGTTATGCTAGCTAGCGGCATTCATCTGCAGCGAAAAATACATTAACCAGAATTCACCGGGGCGAGTTAGCCGCTTACGAAAGGTCAGTTACACGGTATTAACGTGGTCGGAACACCAGTTTTGTGTATTTCATGCACAcatacactttttaaatcattttttgtcttctgtttgTTGACCTTCACACCTGTTTCCGTGTTAGCTTACATAAACAGCCTCTTCCATTGAAATAACCAGGTTGTGTTTGGAGtaaatgattacatttattcATGCTAGAGGTAATGaagttgtgtttgtgtattgAGATTCCCTTTATAAGCTGGCCCAACAAcctgaaataataaaagtaaaataaataaatacaatataaacAGTTTAAGGTGATTTCATAGGGGAAACAAacatgttgatgtgtttttccCACTAGGAGTCATGAATTACGCTCGGTTTCTCACAGCTGTGAGTTCAGCCAGAAAGCCTTCTCCCATCAGGATGCTGAGTGAGTGTTTGCTTCCCAATATGATGTCATTACGCTGGTTTCATGCCCAAATATACAGATATTTTCTGTGTAGCTGAAATGTAAATTCAACTAACTGAAACCCAAACCACTGTCCTTCTACTGTTGTGCTTTAGTCATTAACAAGTACTTGAGATTACTTAGTGGTCACTAAATACGGTGGTTTTGTCTGTGTCTTATTAGTCAGTTTTCATGCATCACTTCAGCCTTTAAAGATGCACTTCcactaattttttattttattttttccatctcttgaatgaagctgagctgcagcagcgGTCGCCTCCTTCCCTGATCTCCCTGGCTGGAGGAGCTCCAAATCCCAACACGTTCCCGTTTCAGTCAGCGTCCATCCAAGTGAAGAACGGCCAAACGGTCACCTTTGATGAGACGGCGATGAAGAGGGCGCTGCAGTACTCTGCCTCCAACGGGTCAGACAGGAATGCTCATCACACTTGAATAATTTCTTTAATGGAAGAAACATAAAAGATCCAAGCTGCAAGGATCAAACATTTTCCATGAtttttcatgttctgttttttttagatactatatctttttaaaaaagttttttaaaagatgttcatatttatttttttgtaattctctTATTAATCAGTGCCACAATctaaaaattatgtttctttcaatgaagcaaacacacaaatgcgAATTTGATGTCTTTATAGTAAAGTTGTGAGATACTTCATTGACTTTGCAGCCTGGATCCTTCTCTCCACTTTGACTTAAAGGGCCTTTACCtcacaaaatcaactttttgagcatttaagtgtattataatgttcattcctcactctagacaaccccaaagcggtattttgatccgttgacgcatttctgagtattcctttaaaatcctgcgctctgagcactagcccctcccaatccacaagAACAAGCGGGTCCTTACGaactgatgtcacaaagtgagaacttTTCCTTTCAGGCAAAATTTGCGCTGCCAGAACTGCCCCCAGgctaaaacaactaaaacaaacaccCAATTTAACTGCTCAGCTAGCGGCTGAGGTAGCTGAGCAGTAAAGCTAGCTGTGCTCAGCTGCTAGATTCGCCGTTTAGTTAGCAGTACTCAGCCGCTAGCCGCCACCGTTCAGTTAAGTCAGCCGCTAGCTGAGCAGCTAAGCTAGTGGCTGAATTAGCTTAATGGTGAAGGTAGCTGTGCTCATCTGCTAGCTTAGCTGTTTAGCTAAGTCAGTCACTAGCTGAGCAGCAATCTTGTGACTGAGTTAGCTTAATGGTGAAGCTAGCAGTGCTCAGGTGTTGCTTCGTTGTTTAGCTAAGTCAACCGCTAGCTTTCCCACTCAGCTAGTGGTACTCAGCCGTTAGCTTTGCCATTCTGCTAAGTCAGCCACtagctttgccgctcagctaCCTCAGCTGCTAGCCCCAGTTTGGGCTACTAAAGGCATACACACagtatgcacatccatctttgtgaaagcttggatgtttgtttttgtgggtgacacgctgccgaggccggctctagAATGACGTCATGGAATGGGCGGCACCTACACTGAGCGAAAGGCgcagcctcagagattgaggcgtCTTGCTTCTGGGTAGGAAGAAAACTTAtgtaaataaatcatatttcctacatatttttttcttgccaaaagtatatatatatgatcatacataTTGATatggtttactctgaaaaattaaagaaaaacatggtataggccctttaagaaGTGCTAAATCTTCATGTAAAACGACGGGTTGATTTGGGTGTGTTTAGGATCCCAGAGCTTCTGACATGGATGAAGAAGCTGCAAAAGGACCTCCACAACCCGCCGACCACCAACTACAGCCCTGAGAAAGGCCAGATGGACATGTGTGTGACGACAGGGAGCCAGGAAGGGCTGTGCAAGGTAACCCAGCAGAATGATGGAAATActttaatgctattttaatatttattataaattatatatgatttttttttcaaaagagttaTGTAGCACTTAGGTCCCATGTTTTGACTTTAAACTTTTAGGTGTTTGAGATGCTGGTGAATCCTGGGGACAACGTGCTCCTGGATGCTCCCACATATTCGGGCACGCTTGCCGCGGTGAGTTTCTCGTCTTGAGTTGCGAGCGTTCCCGCCTCTCCAGCAGCTCTGAACCCCTCTCTGCCTCCGCAGCTCCAGCCCCTCGGCTGCAACTTGATAAACGTCCCCAGTGATCATCACGGGATGATCCCTGCGGCTCTGAAGGAGATCCTCTCTCGCTGGGACCCCCTGGAGGTCCACAAGCCCGGCAGCACCGCACCCAAGATCCTCTACACCATCCCAAATGGAGGAAACCCCACCGGTGCATCCATGACGACGGAGAGGAAAAAGGACGTCTATGaggtttgttttaaacattccaGCTTCAATCAGAACACTTCCTACAGTTTGCTCGTGTGTCCAACAGCTGGCCCGGCAGTACGACATGCTCATCATCGAGGACGACCCCTACTACTTCCTACAGTTTGAGAAGGTACAGCTCTCTAGCTCTGATCTCAACTGAGAAAGATTTAATCAATCTGCTCACGCTTCTGCTTCTTTGCAGCCTTGGGCTCCAACTTTCCTCTCTATGGACGTTGACGGCAGGATCATCAGGACGGACTCCTTCTCCAAGATCCTGTCTTCAGGGTGAGCGTCCAATTGTTTGTGCACCCGTGTGCTCACTTACAGCTCACACAAAGGGATAATGTTGTTTGTGgctgaaatttgaaaagtaTTATAGTagttaaatacttaaataaatacttcaCCTGTAGTTTCAGTTGCACGTCTCACTGCTTGTCTGCGTGTTTTTTAAGGCTCCGGTTAGGTTTCGTCACGGGTCCCAAACCTCTGGTGGACCGTGTGGTGCTCCACATCCAGGCCTCCACGATGCACACCAGCACCTTCACCCAGGTAAGTGCACGTATATCAGTTTGCATCAATAACGTCTTCTGTTTGGAGATTTGTAAGTGTGATGTTGCTTTGCTATGTAAGCATATAAAAGCTGTGCAGCAACTCTAAATGCAGCAACTAACTGTTGTTTCTCTCCAGCTTATGGTGTCTCAGTTGCTGCACAGTTGGGGAAAAGAGGGTTTCCTCCAGCACATAGACGGGTGCGATGCCGCCTGCACAGCCAGTTTGACCTGTCGGGTTGAGAATTGGAGATAAGTGTGATTC belongs to Oryzias melastigma strain HK-1 linkage group LG18, ASM292280v2, whole genome shotgun sequence and includes:
- the aadat gene encoding kynurenine/alpha-aminoadipate aminotransferase, mitochondrial isoform X2 — translated: MGGTYTERKAQPQRLRRLASGIPELLTWMKKLQKDLHNPPTTNYSPEKGQMDMCVTTGSQEGLCKVFEMLVNPGDNVLLDAPTYSGTLAALQPLGCNLINVPSDHHGMIPAALKEILSRWDPLEVHKPGSTAPKILYTIPNGGNPTGASMTTERKKDVYELARQYDMLIIEDDPYYFLQFEKPWAPTFLSMDVDGRIIRTDSFSKILSSGLRLGFVTGPKPLVDRVVLHIQASTMHTSTFTQLMVSQLLHSWGKEGFLQHIDGVIEFYRKQRDAMICSADKWLKDVAEWHTPSAGMFLWMKLKGIADTQQLIMEKALEKEVLLVPGGVFMINSSDPCPYVRAAFSLSTPEQIDEAFRRLSLLIKDAQ
- the aadat gene encoding kynurenine/alpha-aminoadipate aminotransferase, mitochondrial isoform X1, giving the protein MNYARFLTAVSSARKPSPIRMLTELQQRSPPSLISLAGGAPNPNTFPFQSASIQVKNGQTVTFDETAMKRALQYSASNGIPELLTWMKKLQKDLHNPPTTNYSPEKGQMDMCVTTGSQEGLCKVFEMLVNPGDNVLLDAPTYSGTLAALQPLGCNLINVPSDHHGMIPAALKEILSRWDPLEVHKPGSTAPKILYTIPNGGNPTGASMTTERKKDVYELARQYDMLIIEDDPYYFLQFEKPWAPTFLSMDVDGRIIRTDSFSKILSSGLRLGFVTGPKPLVDRVVLHIQASTMHTSTFTQLMVSQLLHSWGKEGFLQHIDGVIEFYRKQRDAMICSADKWLKDVAEWHTPSAGMFLWMKLKGIADTQQLIMEKALEKEVLLVPGGVFMINSSDPCPYVRAAFSLSTPEQIDEAFRRLSLLIKDAQ